TCGCAATCAATGCTATTAATGCTTCGTCAGTTGCTTTGCTTTCAAGCTTTCAAATGTTATGTATCCAGCGTTCTCATTGAAAACGATGTGGCAGTAATAACTTGATCTTCTATTAGACAGGATATGCTAGAACTTTGGTGATGGCTAGGAGTAATTACCTGCCTCTGTATTCGCTgttcaacccctacctgctcctcaatgacctgtctctgtactgtctaacccctatcagataggggttagacagtacagagacaggtcattaaggagcagatagggcCAACCTGTTCctaaatgacctgtctctgtattcaccgtctaacccctacctgctccttaatgacctgtctctgtgctcactatctaacccctacctgctccttaatgacctgtctctgtactgtctagcccctacctgctccttaatgacctgtctctgtactgtctaacccctacctgctccttaatgacctgtctctgtactgtctagcccctagctgctccttaatgacctgtctctgtactgtctagcccctacctgctccttaatgacctgtctctgtactttctgatgacctgtctctgtgtccaCTTAACATCTCCGTACCCCGACGCATCTGAAAAAGCCGCCATGAACCGTAACACCACCAACCGCGGCAGCTCCATCCTCTAAAccgacccccgcccccccccccttgactcCGCCCCCCCACAGGTACCCCGAGGTGAACGTGGTGGTGTACACGGGCGACCTGGAGGTCAGCGGCGCCCAGATCCTGGACGGCGCGCGGCGGCGCTTCAACGTGGCGCTGCCCGGCCCGGTGGAGTTCGTGTTCCTGGCCCACCGCGTGCTGGTGGAGCCCGGCCTCTTCCCCCACTTCACCCTGCTGGGGCAGAGCGTGGGCTCGGTGTTCCTCGGCTGGGACGCCCTCACGCAGTGCGTGCCGGACCTCTACGTGGACTCCATGGGCTACGCCTTCACCCTGCCCCTCTTCCGCTACCTGGGCGGCTGCAGCGTGGCCAGCTACGTGCACTACCCCACCATCAGCACGGACATGCTCTCGGTGGTCAGCGAGAGGAACCCCAGgtacggaggaggaggaggaagcgttttgtttttatttttcagtttgagggtttttttttgtttacggTGAAGAAGTGGACGCGCACGGGCGACGCGCGCAGATTTGAAAACTGTTCCCACTTTTTTGCTGGATGCAAATGTCCGCTATGCGCTGGGATCTTGTGTGTTTACAGGCACAACATCCCATTTTGTCTCCTTATCGAATACATCTCCTTATCCTATATCGAAAGCGTCTTTAGAATGCCCTGAAGGCATATGTTGTTAGCTAACCCCGCTGGCTGCTAATGGCGTGTGTTTCCAATCATGCTGGCACACACGATGGACAAATTGTGTGTAGAAATGTGCCTGTACGTGTGCGTAAAGAAGTGATGCGGCAGGGTTTGGGACATTGTGTATCTGTGAGATCAGTTATGTAACAAAGAAACGAACAAGAAGTCAACTGCCGCTACAACCACGCCACTGAGCTCTCAATCGCGGATTCCATCTTCGGACCTTGACCCCCTTCTCtcacccccccactcccctcccttctctctttctccctccaggTTCAACAACGCCGACTACATCTCCAACAACCTGTTCCTGAGCGCCGCCAAGCTGGTCTACTACTGCCTGTTCGCCGTGCTGTACGGCGCCGCCGGCTCCTGCAGCCACGTGGTCATGGTCAACTCCTCCTGGACGCTGGACCACATCCTGGCTCTGTGGCGCGCCCGCGACCGCACCTGCGTGGTCTACCCGCCATGCCCCGTGGAGCACTTCACGGACATCCCCATcctggaccaggaggaggaggaggaggaggagaaggaggaagaggaggggggcgaCAGGAAGAGGCGCTACTCCGTGGTGTCGGTCGCGCAGTTCCGCCCGGAGAAGGACCACCGGCTGCAGATCCGGGCGTTCAAGAAGCTGGTGGACCGGCGGGCGGCGCTGCAGGGGCGGGAGACCCTGCGCCTGGTGCTCATCGGGGGCTGCCGGGACCAGGAGGACCGCGACCGGGTGCTGATGCTGCGCGGGCTGAGCCAGGAGCTGGGCCTCGGGGAGAGGGTGGAGTTCAGGCTCAACGTGCCCTTCGACGAGCTGAAGCGGGAGCTGGCCGCCGCCACCATCGGCCTGCACACCATGTGGAACGAGCACTTTGGGATCGGTGAGGGGGTTTTGTTtttggagggagggtgggagaggatgagggggggaTTTGGGAAGCATCCTTCCCTCGTCTTAAAAACTTGCAGCTCTCCTTACTTCTCCATctgttccctccctctctactcctccctctccctcctccctctactcctccctccccactccccctcttcttcctccactcatcctgtcctcccccccttctccttcctcccccccctactccttcctccctcactccctccccgctcctccccccctctccctctctctctccccctctctctcccccccctctccctccaacccctctctctctccaccctctctccctctctctctccaccctctctctccaccctctctcccctctccctccctctctctctctctccccctctctcccccccccctctccctctctcttccccccccctctctctcctccccctccaccccctctccctcttctcccctccccctccaccccctctctcccctccccctccaccccctctccctctctctcttcaccccctccaccccctctccccccctccctcccccctcccccctccaggcgtGGTGGAGTGCATGGCGGCGGGCGCGGTGGTGCTGGCCCACAAGTCGGGCGGCCCCCGGCGGGACATCGTAGTACCCTTCGAGGGCGGGGCCACGGGCTTCCtggcggaggacgaggacggCTACGCCGACGCCATGGACCGCATCCTGCGGCTGCCGGCCGCCGCTCGCACGGAGATCCGGCGGCGGGCGCGCCAGTCGGCCGCGCGCTTCTCCGACCGCGAGTTCGAGAACTGCTTCCTGGCGGCCATGGAGCCCCTGATGAACACGCTGGAGAGATGATGGCcaaacgcgtgtgtgtgtgtgtgtgtgtgtgtgtgtgtgtgtgtgtgtgtgtgtgtgtgtgtgtgtgtgtgtgtgtgtgtgtgtgtgtgtgtgtgtgtgtgtgtgtgtgtgtgtacacgctaTTAGgggggaggcgtgtgtgtgcgcttagttctatgccccccctccccccgcccccaccccccccccagtgtgagGGGAGGGTGTTCTTTCTGCCGGTCTGCACGgttgaagacccccccccccccccctataggCGCACACTCGACACTGAAGCTGGTCTGGGAGCAGCTCAGTGACAGACGACAGGGTCCAGTCTGTAGTCTATATTCCAAGCCGGGCTGAACTCCGTAGCACTCGTAGAGATTTACTTTTATCCGTCTTCGATGGCATTCGCCCCCTCCTGACATGTTTCCCTCCAAGCGCCCTCTGAACGAAGAGCAGCGCACGTTTGGTTAACTGATCAGGAGAGGATTTGGTGTGAAATAAAAAGTCTGAGGTCTATATGTTAATCCACTCCCGGATCAACTGTCGCACCAGTAGAGATCCGTATTGAAATAACATGTTTAGTTTCAAGTTATATTTCAGTAATGCTGTATTTGACATCGAGTGATCGTTCTGTTCTATGAATGTATTCACATTCTTGCTCATTTAGCCATTATCACATCCAGTTAAAAAGCAGGATAAAAACGCTCTTGCTCTTGATGTAAAACTGTAAATGAGATGCTTGTCGGGAACATATCTTGACCACCATCTTGATGAGTGGGGCAGAGTAATTGTTTTATATAAAATGGCCGCTTTAAATCCAAGTATTGCAGTACAAAGACCAGAGTTAACGTTCTACTTGTTAGAATGtgaatatttttatatattgagTTATTGCCAATAAAGATGCCATGGAAAAtactattattttctttttgttctggatttaaaaaaaatattgcttCAGTGTATTTCCTTACAGCAAAAAATAAACTGATTTACATAATGTAATATTATGCATTCAactt
The nucleotide sequence above comes from Gadus chalcogrammus isolate NIFS_2021 chromosome 4, NIFS_Gcha_1.0, whole genome shotgun sequence. Encoded proteins:
- the alg11 gene encoding GDP-Man:Man(3)GlcNAc(2)-PP-Dol alpha-1,2-mannosyltransferase translates to MSGHDQLALCLCEITRLLWKLLLPLVLLTLVLVAVLVLLVAGLRLWFQSNRAARRARDGRPTVAFFHPYCHAGGGGERVLWCAIRALQNRYPEVNVVVYTGDLEVSGAQILDGARRRFNVALPGPVEFVFLAHRVLVEPGLFPHFTLLGQSVGSVFLGWDALTQCVPDLYVDSMGYAFTLPLFRYLGGCSVASYVHYPTISTDMLSVVSERNPRFNNADYISNNLFLSAAKLVYYCLFAVLYGAAGSCSHVVMVNSSWTLDHILALWRARDRTCVVYPPCPVEHFTDIPILDQEEEEEEEKEEEEGGDRKRRYSVVSVAQFRPEKDHRLQIRAFKKLVDRRAALQGRETLRLVLIGGCRDQEDRDRVLMLRGLSQELGLGERVEFRLNVPFDELKRELAAATIGLHTMWNEHFGIGVVECMAAGAVVLAHKSGGPRRDIVVPFEGGATGFLAEDEDGYADAMDRILRLPAAARTEIRRRARQSAARFSDREFENCFLAAMEPLMNTLER